One region of Hymenobacter oligotrophus genomic DNA includes:
- a CDS encoding arsenate reductase ArsC, which produces MSDKKNVLVLCTGNSCRSQLLHGYLNQLLGDAANVYSAGVETHGLNPQAVQVMREDGVDISHHTSNHVDEYAHVPFDYVLTVCDHANEVCPVFPSTARKLHHNFPDPAKATGTEEEVLQQFRAVRDQVKAYAQEFVQREFVPAE; this is translated from the coding sequence ATGTCTGACAAGAAAAATGTGCTGGTGCTGTGCACCGGTAACTCCTGCCGCAGCCAGCTGCTGCACGGCTACCTGAACCAGCTGCTCGGCGACGCGGCCAACGTGTACTCGGCCGGCGTTGAAACCCACGGGCTGAACCCGCAGGCCGTGCAGGTCATGCGCGAGGACGGCGTGGACATCTCGCACCACACCAGCAACCACGTCGACGAGTATGCCCACGTGCCCTTCGACTACGTCCTGACTGTCTGCGACCACGCCAACGAGGTCTGCCCGGTATTTCCCTCAACGGCCAGGAAGCTGCACCATAACTTTCCCGACCCAGCCAAAGCCACAGGCACGGAAGAAGAGGTGCTGCAGCAGTTCCGCGCCGTACGCGACCAGGTGAAAGCCTACGCGCAGGAGTTTGTACAGCGGGAGTTTGTCCCGGCCGAATAA